In the genome of Nisaea sediminum, one region contains:
- a CDS encoding PRC-barrel domain-containing protein has product MIRNLLATTALSAAVVLSGAASSGAATGKVVFGNETKAGSAASANSYHKVERDQILASVLIGQAVYNSAASDAEPIGDINDIVMTTDGIVVATVIGVGGVLGIGEKDVAVDIDRLVWIPLEDGRRLTVNASKAELEAAPEYDREKFEKLTGLSISAPDMKDVDKAFSDFKTGTKKALGAYMPDDKDLMPVDLATVQPKELVGAQVFGADKEDIGEISRVLLAGGNRVEAYVVDVGGFLGIGEKRVALGSGTGRVMMDRTDGDIVVQMPFTQAQLEAHPAFSAEAYDNDPEIVILR; this is encoded by the coding sequence ATGATCCGCAATCTTCTTGCAACGACGGCATTGAGCGCCGCCGTGGTTCTGTCGGGGGCCGCGTCGTCTGGCGCCGCGACCGGCAAGGTTGTTTTTGGCAATGAAACCAAGGCCGGAAGCGCCGCGAGCGCGAACTCCTACCACAAGGTCGAGCGAGACCAGATCCTCGCCTCCGTGCTGATCGGCCAGGCGGTCTACAATTCCGCTGCCAGTGACGCCGAACCGATCGGCGACATCAACGATATCGTGATGACCACGGACGGCATCGTCGTGGCGACGGTGATCGGTGTCGGCGGCGTGCTCGGCATCGGCGAGAAGGACGTCGCCGTCGATATCGACCGTCTCGTGTGGATCCCGCTGGAGGACGGCCGCCGCCTGACGGTGAACGCCTCCAAAGCCGAACTCGAGGCCGCGCCGGAATATGACCGCGAGAAGTTCGAGAAGCTCACCGGTCTCAGCATCTCGGCGCCGGACATGAAAGACGTCGACAAGGCGTTCAGCGACTTCAAGACGGGTACGAAAAAGGCCCTCGGTGCCTACATGCCGGACGACAAGGACCTGATGCCGGTGGACCTGGCGACGGTCCAGCCGAAGGAGCTGGTCGGCGCACAAGTCTTTGGAGCCGACAAGGAGGATATCGGCGAGATCAGCCGAGTTCTGCTTGCTGGCGGCAATCGGGTCGAAGCTTATGTCGTCGATGTCGGCGGTTTCCTCGGTATCGGCGAGAAGCGCGTTGCCCTCGGGTCCGGTACCGGCCGGGTGATGATGGACCGGACGGATGGCGACATCGTGGTCCAGATGCCCTTTACCCAGGCCCAACTCGAGGCGCATCCGGCCTTCAGTGCGGAGGCCTACGACAACGATCCGGAAATCGTGATCCTGCGCTGA